A stretch of the Sebaldella sp. S0638 genome encodes the following:
- a CDS encoding LysR family transcriptional regulator gives MELRVLRYFLAVAGEKNITKAARILHITQPTLSRQIMELEEELGKKLFIRGKRNLSLTDEGVLLKKRAEEILELVEKSEKEIMDTDEIISGDIFIGGGESDAMRIIAQISKKLQKKHPYICYHLFSGNADDILERLDKGLLDFGILIAPVDISKYEYMKFPKTDIWGLLMRKDSPLAKNAVIKPQDLLDIPLICSRQTLVREDISKWVGKDLDSLNVVSSYNLIYNASLMVEEEAGYALCLDKLINTTGDSVLCFRPLEPKLEVSVYIVWKKSQVFSKTSKKFLEELRSEIETSSK, from the coding sequence ATGGAACTTAGAGTTTTAAGATATTTTCTTGCTGTTGCAGGAGAAAAAAATATAACAAAAGCTGCCCGGATTTTACATATAACTCAGCCGACTCTTTCAAGACAGATTATGGAATTAGAAGAAGAACTGGGAAAAAAACTGTTTATTAGGGGGAAAAGAAACTTAAGCCTTACTGATGAAGGAGTTTTATTAAAAAAAAGAGCAGAAGAAATCCTTGAATTAGTTGAAAAATCAGAAAAAGAAATTATGGATACTGATGAAATAATAAGCGGGGATATTTTTATAGGCGGCGGTGAAAGTGATGCCATGCGGATTATAGCGCAAATATCAAAGAAACTGCAAAAAAAACATCCGTATATATGCTATCATTTATTCAGCGGAAATGCAGATGATATTCTGGAAAGGCTTGATAAGGGATTACTGGATTTTGGAATATTAATAGCTCCTGTTGATATAAGCAAATATGAATATATGAAGTTTCCCAAAACGGATATTTGGGGTCTGTTAATGAGAAAAGATTCTCCTCTTGCCAAAAATGCAGTTATAAAGCCGCAGGATTTACTTGATATACCACTTATTTGTTCCAGACAAACGCTGGTCAGGGAAGATATTTCCAAATGGGTAGGAAAAGATCTGGATAGTCTGAATGTCGTAAGCAGTTATAATCTGATCTATAATGCATCACTTATGGTGGAAGAAGAGGCAGGGTACGCATTATGTCTTGATAAATTAATAAATACTACCGGAGACAGTGTTTTATGTTTTAGACCATTAGAACCAAAGTTAGAAGTCAGTGTATATATTGTATGGAAAAAATCACAGGTATTTTCAAAAACCAGTAAAAAATTTTTAGAGGAGCTGCGGTCAGAAATAGAAACAAGTTCCAAATAA